The following are from one region of the Aquirufa lenticrescens genome:
- a CDS encoding Ig-like domain-containing domain, which yields MHKFLKFSFLMAFFGLGISLVLLQSCAQMASPPGGKKDTLAPVVTTSIPLNKSKNFKGKKIELNFNEYVTVKNLNQELLITPSIGNYETRIRPTGLTLVLDSALKDNTTYTFNFRNAVEDIAERNKGKNIKLVFSTANTIDSLKIEGRVKHLLTNKKADNITVGLYPYTDTLSIDKAKPYYFVRTDTSGTYALENLAAGKYYMAAFEDANNNLLYNSAKESVDFITENFIDLHKNETRDFKIALQNQDPLKLSKTTTTAKTILYEFSRGIKAADLRFSSSEKPLYIIENERNLRIYAGGLNKADTLKIEAALEDSVGRKYEFKLKGKFRELAKKEKSTYIALGFDIFPKVGAQIVPTDSILIIFPKPVLQWVSKKVHILTENEDDLTFPDEAFSWNKFQNVLTIKSAFLPKLEKFTLSLDKIAFVGPEADSTNEYKQVIKRLDPEETGVIEGGIRKPGHYIYQLLKGEKLEKAYEQKSTGPCSFQNVEPGIYTLRAIVDSNENGQWDIGDYKTKIKSEPIYYFDTKIKLKANFQLSDLWINTP from the coding sequence ATGCATAAGTTCTTGAAATTCAGTTTTTTAATGGCGTTTTTTGGCCTAGGAATCAGCTTGGTATTACTACAAAGTTGTGCCCAAATGGCCTCGCCTCCCGGTGGTAAAAAGGACACGTTGGCTCCGGTGGTAACGACCTCCATCCCGCTCAACAAAAGCAAGAATTTCAAAGGCAAAAAGATTGAATTAAACTTCAACGAATATGTCACCGTTAAGAACTTAAATCAGGAATTATTAATCACTCCCTCGATTGGTAATTACGAAACACGCATCCGTCCCACAGGATTAACACTCGTTCTCGATAGTGCGCTTAAAGACAATACAACGTATACGTTCAATTTTAGAAATGCAGTGGAAGATATCGCAGAGCGTAACAAAGGAAAAAATATTAAACTTGTATTTAGTACGGCTAATACCATCGATTCCTTGAAAATAGAAGGTCGCGTGAAGCATTTGCTAACGAATAAAAAAGCCGATAACATCACCGTAGGCCTTTATCCCTACACGGATACCTTATCCATCGATAAGGCTAAGCCCTATTATTTTGTTCGTACAGACACGTCTGGAACGTATGCGCTAGAGAATTTAGCGGCAGGCAAATACTATATGGCGGCATTTGAAGATGCGAACAATAATCTACTATATAATTCTGCCAAAGAGTCGGTTGACTTCATAACCGAAAACTTTATTGATCTGCATAAAAACGAGACACGGGACTTCAAAATAGCTCTTCAAAACCAGGATCCGTTGAAATTAAGCAAAACGACCACTACTGCAAAGACCATTTTGTATGAGTTCTCACGCGGCATTAAAGCAGCAGATTTACGCTTTTCGTCTAGCGAAAAGCCGCTATACATAATCGAAAACGAACGAAACCTTCGCATCTATGCGGGAGGATTAAACAAAGCGGATACGCTAAAAATCGAGGCTGCTTTAGAGGATTCGGTAGGGAGAAAATACGAGTTTAAACTGAAGGGAAAATTTAGGGAATTGGCAAAAAAAGAAAAGTCAACGTATATAGCGCTCGGCTTCGATATATTCCCTAAGGTAGGTGCTCAAATCGTTCCTACAGACTCTATTCTCATCATTTTCCCAAAACCCGTATTACAATGGGTGTCTAAGAAAGTACATATTTTAACCGAAAACGAGGATGATTTAACGTTCCCAGACGAAGCCTTTTCTTGGAATAAATTCCAGAATGTATTAACCATTAAATCAGCCTTCTTACCCAAGCTAGAAAAATTCACCCTTTCTTTGGATAAAATTGCATTCGTGGGCCCAGAAGCTGATTCTACGAACGAATACAAACAAGTCATTAAACGACTAGACCCAGAAGAAACAGGTGTAATTGAAGGGGGGATTCGTAAACCTGGGCACTATATCTACCAATTATTAAAGGGTGAGAAGCTTGAAAAGGCCTACGAGCAAAAGTCTACAGGACCCTGTTCTTTCCAAAACGTGGAACCAGGCATTTATACCTTAAGAGCCATTGTTGACAGCAATGAAAATGGACAATGGGATATTGGTGATTACAAGACGAAGATCAAGTCTGAGCCCATCTATTATTTTGATACTAAGATCAAATTAAAGGCAAACTTCCAGTTAAGTGACTTGTGGATAAATACCCCTTAG
- the gmd gene encoding GDP-mannose 4,6-dehydratase, translated as MSTGKKVALITGVTGQDGAYLAEFLLNKGYIVHGIKRRSSLINTDRIDHLYQDPHVDSASFILHYGDLSDSTNIIRIIQEVQPDEIYNLGAMSHVKVSFDEPEYTAQVDGIGTLRILEAIRLLGLIKKTKVYQASTSELYGLVQEVPQSETTPFYPRSPYAVAKLYGYWITVNYREAYGMFAVNGILFNHESPLRGETFVTRKITRGVAQIALGQEKKIHLGNLDAKRDWGHAKDYIEAMWLILQQDTPEDYVIATGITTTVREFIRMSFAELGIEVAFTGEGVNEIGTVVSCSNPAYQVPVGQEVIAIDPRYFRPTEVELLIGDPTKAKEKLGWTLKYDLAALVKDMVQADVKLFSNK; from the coding sequence ATGTCGACAGGAAAAAAGGTAGCCCTCATTACGGGTGTAACAGGACAAGATGGCGCTTATTTAGCGGAATTTCTTTTAAATAAGGGTTATATCGTGCACGGTATCAAGCGCAGAAGCTCGTTGATTAATACCGATCGCATTGATCATTTGTACCAAGATCCACACGTGGATTCTGCCTCTTTTATCTTGCATTACGGAGATTTAAGTGATTCCACGAATATCATTCGCATCATTCAAGAAGTTCAGCCGGACGAAATTTACAATCTAGGGGCGATGTCCCACGTGAAAGTTTCTTTCGACGAACCAGAGTACACAGCGCAGGTAGACGGCATCGGAACTTTGCGTATTCTAGAGGCCATACGTTTGCTAGGTTTGATTAAAAAGACTAAAGTGTACCAAGCGTCCACTTCGGAACTTTACGGCCTGGTACAGGAAGTTCCGCAATCCGAAACAACTCCCTTTTATCCTCGTTCTCCCTACGCCGTCGCTAAATTATATGGCTACTGGATCACGGTGAATTACCGCGAAGCCTACGGTATGTTTGCGGTAAACGGTATTTTATTTAACCACGAATCCCCGCTTCGCGGCGAGACCTTCGTGACGCGCAAGATTACTCGCGGTGTGGCCCAAATCGCTTTGGGACAAGAAAAAAAGATTCACTTAGGCAACCTAGACGCGAAACGCGACTGGGGCCACGCGAAAGATTACATCGAAGCGATGTGGTTAATTTTGCAACAAGATACACCCGAAGATTATGTGATCGCGACCGGTATTACAACGACCGTGCGCGAATTTATCCGCATGTCATTTGCGGAATTAGGTATTGAAGTAGCCTTTACTGGCGAGGGCGTGAACGAAATAGGAACCGTTGTTTCTTGCTCGAACCCGGCGTATCAAGTACCGGTGGGACAAGAAGTTATTGCGATCGATCCACGTTATTTCCGTCCTACGGAGGTAGAATTGTTGATCGGTGATCCTACGAAGGCCAAAGAAAAACTAGGCTGGACCCTCAAATACGACCTTGCCGCTTTAGTGAAAGACATGGTGCAGGCGGACGTAAAACTTTTCTCGAACAAATAA
- a CDS encoding TolC family protein gives MSLKIFSLSALLLASGMSATAQNASAIQANGNTVQLSLSKAVEIALQHNLNVKSYEVSLRNAQLQLQQSKNNALPNLSANINQSASFGRSINPFTNGYDSRNINYNNLGLNAGMLLFNGGQIRNSVLQNDYNLKASQEDLASIKENISLQVVLSYLAILNSEDQLSIAKSQTEITKLQISRTEKLVNAGSLAPSNLLDLKAQLANEESNVVSFQSSLDLNKLTLIQLLNDSSISAISLQRIQVPTPSSNGYDTGMDDLYAKALAIQPLVKAADLRVQSALKGISVAKAGTMPTLSLSASMSANQSNALTMGYFDQLNNTQNKVISLGLNIPIFTRFANKTRIAQAGLQRENASIEASKARLTLRQNIEQAYVNLNNAAMKYEAGLSQVSALEESFRAAESRFQAGTIDFVSYNLQKTNLDKARLSLVQSKYDFVFRTKILDFYQGKSLVF, from the coding sequence ATGTCTTTAAAAATATTTAGTCTTTCTGCTTTGCTTTTGGCCAGCGGAATGTCAGCTACAGCTCAGAACGCTTCAGCGATTCAGGCGAACGGAAATACCGTTCAATTATCGCTTTCTAAGGCGGTTGAAATCGCGTTACAACACAATCTGAATGTGAAGTCCTACGAGGTGAGTTTGCGCAACGCACAATTGCAGTTGCAGCAGTCGAAAAACAACGCCTTGCCTAATTTAAGTGCGAATATTAACCAATCGGCTTCTTTTGGACGTAGTATTAACCCCTTCACGAACGGATACGATTCGCGTAACATTAATTACAATAACTTGGGTTTAAACGCGGGAATGCTTCTTTTTAATGGAGGCCAAATTCGTAACTCGGTTCTCCAAAACGATTATAACCTGAAGGCTTCGCAAGAAGATTTGGCATCCATCAAGGAAAATATTTCCCTACAAGTGGTGCTTTCGTACTTAGCCATTTTGAATTCGGAAGATCAATTAAGCATCGCGAAGTCGCAGACAGAAATTACGAAATTACAGATTTCTCGTACGGAGAAATTGGTGAATGCGGGCTCCCTTGCCCCTTCTAACCTATTGGATTTGAAAGCGCAATTAGCGAATGAAGAATCGAACGTGGTGAGTTTCCAGAGTTCTTTGGACCTCAATAAATTGACCTTGATTCAATTGTTAAACGATTCGAGTATTTCAGCCATTTCATTGCAACGCATTCAGGTTCCTACGCCTAGTTCTAATGGATATGACACGGGAATGGATGATTTATATGCCAAAGCTTTAGCGATCCAGCCTCTAGTGAAAGCCGCTGATCTACGTGTACAAAGTGCTCTAAAAGGCATATCGGTAGCCAAAGCAGGAACGATGCCTACTCTATCTTTAAGTGCAAGCATGTCTGCGAACCAGTCGAATGCCTTAACCATGGGCTATTTTGATCAATTGAACAATACCCAAAACAAGGTGATCTCTCTGGGATTAAACATCCCTATTTTTACACGTTTCGCTAACAAGACGAGAATCGCACAGGCAGGTTTACAACGCGAGAACGCTTCGATTGAAGCATCAAAAGCGCGTTTAACTTTACGCCAAAACATCGAACAAGCCTACGTTAATTTAAACAACGCGGCGATGAAATACGAGGCAGGCCTTTCACAAGTATCTGCTTTAGAAGAGTCTTTCCGCGCAGCTGAAAGCCGTTTTCAAGCAGGGACAATTGATTTCGTAAGCTATAACTTACAAAAAACGAATTTAGATAAGGCGCGTTTGAGCTTGGTACAATCGAAATATGACTTCGTGTTTAGAACGAAAATTTTGGATTTTTATCAAGGGAAGAGCCTGGTTTTTTAG
- a CDS encoding AMP-dependent synthetase/ligase, whose amino-acid sequence MVHQQFTRVFDLLIAYQNFQKADLFNLKRDGEWKNYSTSDTLETIQTLALGLLALKVKPGDKIAIISGNRPAWNFVDFAVQIIGGVTVPMYPTITIEDYDYIFRDAEVKYIFCENEELYLKAKEASKGNKQIKGIYTFDPVADVEMWTVVKDLGEGKDAAVLQPLMDAVKPSDLLTLIYTSGTTGRPKGVMLTHHNIVSNVKSLVRGNFFDLLPTDRALSFLPLCHIYERTDVYMYMYYGVSVYYAESMETIADNIREVKPAMFASVPRLLEKVYDKILAKGNELTGIKRTLFFGALEFGLQYDPMEKLGLIDSLKLAFYRKVIFSKWREALGGNVRLIASGSAALQPRLSRVFWAAGIPVSEGYGLTETSPVISVSRVKPVDFKVGCVGSLVDCIELKIAEDGEICVKGDSVMVGYYKNPEATAEAIDSEGWFHTGDIGMMVDGKYLKITDRKKEIFKTSGGKYVAPQLVENKLKESAFIEQCMVVGEGQKFPSALVIPEFNALQVWADQQELGVKGPESLINNPKVLAKIEQEVQETMASVAKYEQVKKFVLLPRLFTVADGEITPTLKLKRKAIYAKHEKAILALYE is encoded by the coding sequence ATGGTTCATCAACAATTCACCCGTGTCTTCGATTTACTAATCGCGTATCAAAACTTTCAAAAAGCGGATCTCTTTAATCTAAAGAGGGATGGTGAATGGAAAAACTATTCTACTTCCGATACCTTAGAAACGATTCAAACCTTGGCTTTGGGTCTTTTAGCCCTAAAAGTGAAACCAGGTGACAAAATTGCGATCATCTCTGGAAATCGTCCTGCTTGGAACTTTGTAGATTTTGCGGTCCAAATCATAGGTGGTGTGACCGTTCCCATGTACCCTACGATTACCATTGAAGATTATGACTACATTTTCAGAGACGCTGAAGTAAAATACATCTTTTGTGAAAACGAGGAATTGTATTTAAAAGCTAAAGAAGCCTCTAAGGGAAATAAACAAATTAAAGGCATTTACACTTTTGATCCGGTAGCAGATGTTGAAATGTGGACGGTTGTGAAGGATTTAGGAGAAGGAAAGGATGCCGCTGTTTTACAACCTTTGATGGATGCGGTGAAGCCAAGTGATTTGTTGACTTTGATTTATACCTCAGGAACGACGGGTCGCCCTAAAGGAGTAATGCTTACCCACCACAATATTGTGAGTAATGTGAAATCCTTAGTGCGTGGAAATTTCTTCGATTTACTACCAACTGATCGTGCGTTGAGTTTCTTGCCTTTGTGTCATATCTACGAACGTACGGATGTGTACATGTACATGTATTATGGCGTTTCGGTCTATTATGCGGAGAGTATGGAGACGATTGCGGATAATATTCGCGAGGTGAAACCGGCGATGTTTGCTTCGGTTCCGCGTTTATTAGAGAAAGTATATGATAAGATTTTGGCCAAAGGAAATGAGCTCACCGGCATCAAACGGACTCTCTTCTTTGGTGCGTTAGAATTTGGATTGCAATACGATCCAATGGAGAAGTTAGGATTAATCGACTCGTTAAAATTAGCCTTCTATCGAAAAGTGATTTTCAGCAAATGGCGTGAAGCATTGGGCGGAAACGTTCGTTTGATTGCTTCTGGATCCGCAGCATTACAACCTCGTTTATCGCGTGTTTTCTGGGCAGCCGGAATTCCTGTTTCTGAGGGTTATGGTCTTACTGAAACTTCGCCGGTTATTTCTGTTTCACGTGTGAAGCCGGTGGACTTCAAGGTGGGTTGCGTGGGATCGTTAGTGGATTGCATCGAATTAAAGATTGCAGAAGACGGAGAGATCTGTGTGAAAGGAGATTCTGTGATGGTAGGTTATTACAAGAACCCAGAGGCTACCGCTGAAGCGATTGATTCGGAAGGCTGGTTCCACACAGGCGACATCGGTATGATGGTGGATGGAAAGTATTTGAAGATTACGGATCGCAAGAAGGAGATCTTTAAAACGTCTGGCGGTAAATATGTAGCGCCACAATTAGTGGAAAACAAGTTGAAAGAATCAGCATTTATTGAGCAATGTATGGTGGTGGGCGAAGGCCAAAAGTTCCCATCAGCGCTTGTCATCCCAGAATTTAATGCACTGCAAGTATGGGCTGATCAACAAGAATTGGGCGTGAAAGGTCCAGAGTCCTTGATCAACAACCCGAAAGTGTTAGCTAAAATCGAGCAAGAAGTTCAAGAGACGATGGCATCTGTGGCGAAATACGAACAAGTAAAAAAATTCGTTCTATTGCCGCGTTTGTTTACGGTAGCGGATGGAGAAATCACCCCTACTTTGAAATTAAAGCGCAAGGCAATTTACGCGAAACACGAGAAGGCGATTTTGGCCTTGTATGAATAA
- a CDS encoding nucleoside recognition domain-containing protein codes for MALNWIWFLFFGVAFVVALIQFIFFGNTDIFKILVDGMFDSAEVAVMKVALPLTGVMAFFMGILQVGEKAGAIHFLARKIQPFFSRLFPEVPKDHPVHGQMIMNFSANLLGLDNAATPFGLKAMQGLQDLNTEKETASNAQIMFLVLHSAGPVLIPLSIMAQRAIYGAQDASDVFIPCLMATYAATITGLIFVSFKQKIRLFEPVLFGWLFSITAILAGILWYFSSLPKEQIDIQSKLFSNGILFALIFSFIAAAFYKKVDIFGTFVEGAKGGFETSVRIIPYLVGMLVAISCLRNSGVLDFIVDGMKMAVNYMGIDNRFTDAMPTALLHPVSGSGSRAMMIDTMKTFGPDSFAGRLSCVFQGSAETVLFVIALYYGSVQVRNIRYTLWAGLAADLVGILTAVGVSYLFFG; via the coding sequence ATGGCTTTAAATTGGATTTGGTTTTTGTTCTTCGGTGTCGCGTTCGTGGTCGCCCTGATTCAATTCATATTCTTCGGCAATACCGACATATTTAAAATCCTGGTAGACGGGATGTTTGACTCCGCGGAAGTAGCCGTCATGAAAGTGGCTCTTCCACTAACGGGCGTCATGGCCTTCTTTATGGGCATTTTACAAGTAGGTGAGAAGGCGGGTGCGATTCATTTTTTGGCCCGCAAAATCCAACCTTTCTTTTCTCGTTTGTTTCCTGAAGTTCCAAAAGACCACCCCGTTCATGGCCAAATGATCATGAACTTCTCGGCAAACCTTTTAGGATTAGATAACGCTGCCACCCCATTCGGTTTAAAAGCGATGCAAGGTTTACAGGATTTGAATACAGAGAAGGAAACCGCCTCTAACGCCCAAATCATGTTCCTCGTGCTCCACAGCGCAGGCCCCGTTTTAATCCCACTTTCCATCATGGCTCAACGGGCCATTTATGGCGCCCAAGACGCCTCAGACGTATTTATTCCCTGCCTCATGGCCACTTACGCCGCCACCATCACGGGTCTGATTTTCGTCTCCTTCAAGCAAAAAATTCGTCTGTTTGAACCCGTTCTCTTTGGCTGGCTTTTCAGCATCACCGCCATTCTTGCCGGTATTTTATGGTACTTCAGCAGCCTCCCAAAAGAGCAAATCGACATCCAGTCCAAACTCTTCAGCAACGGTATCCTTTTCGCCCTGATATTCTCTTTCATCGCCGCAGCCTTTTATAAGAAAGTAGACATTTTCGGAACCTTCGTTGAAGGCGCCAAAGGTGGATTCGAAACCTCCGTCCGCATCATTCCCTACCTCGTAGGCATGCTCGTAGCCATTTCTTGCCTTCGCAACTCTGGCGTTTTAGATTTCATCGTAGACGGCATGAAAATGGCCGTCAACTATATGGGAATCGACAATCGCTTCACAGACGCAATGCCCACTGCTCTTTTACACCCCGTTTCAGGTAGCGGTTCCCGCGCCATGATGATTGACACGATGAAAACCTTCGGCCCAGATTCCTTCGCCGGCCGCCTTTCTTGTGTCTTCCAAGGCTCCGCAGAAACGGTCCTTTTCGTCATCGCCCTGTACTACGGCTCTGTTCAAGTTCGCAACATTCGCTACACGCTATGGGCGGGATTAGCGGCGGATTTGGTGGGGATCCTTACAGCGGTGGGGGTGAGTTATTTGTTTTTTGGATAA
- a CDS encoding nucleotide sugar dehydrogenase: MSTRIAIIGLGYVGFPLAVEFGKNIPTLGFDIDTSRIAELNSGFDRTQEVTAEQLKESVSLTFSSNAADLSTCNTFIVTVPTPIDHFKKPDLSPLLKASEMIGKALKKGDLVIYESTVYPGCTEEDCVPVLEKFSGLKFNVDFFCGYSPERINPGDKVNTLTKIKKVTSGSTPEIAEKVDQLYRSIITAGTHKAPSMKVAEASKAIENAQRDVNISFVNELALIFDRMGIDTTEVLEAAGTKWNFLNFKPGLVGGHCIGVDPYYLLHKSESLGYYPQVILSGRRVNDNMGIFVANKLVKLLINKGQKIGGAKTLMLGITFKENCPDIRNSRVVDIYKELVDFGMDVDVYDPWANAAEVKHEHGIELVSKLADKYQAIVLTVAHNEFLDLPFADLKAENGVIFDIKCILSKDLADARL, encoded by the coding sequence ATGAGTACACGGATCGCCATTATTGGCTTAGGATATGTGGGTTTTCCGCTGGCGGTGGAGTTTGGCAAAAACATCCCTACCCTCGGATTTGATATAGACACTAGCCGCATCGCGGAACTAAATAGCGGTTTCGACCGCACACAGGAAGTGACCGCGGAGCAATTAAAGGAATCCGTTTCTTTAACATTCTCTTCGAATGCTGCGGATTTAAGTACTTGCAATACTTTTATTGTTACAGTACCCACTCCCATTGACCACTTCAAAAAGCCGGATTTAAGTCCCCTGTTGAAGGCATCGGAAATGATAGGAAAAGCCTTGAAAAAGGGCGATTTAGTCATTTACGAATCCACCGTTTATCCGGGTTGTACGGAGGAAGATTGCGTTCCGGTTTTGGAGAAATTCTCCGGATTAAAATTCAATGTAGACTTCTTCTGCGGCTATTCGCCAGAGCGCATTAACCCAGGCGACAAGGTAAACACCTTGACTAAAATCAAGAAAGTTACCTCTGGATCCACTCCCGAAATCGCCGAAAAAGTCGACCAACTTTACCGCTCCATCATCACCGCAGGCACGCACAAAGCGCCTTCGATGAAAGTAGCCGAAGCGAGCAAGGCCATCGAAAACGCCCAACGAGACGTCAATATCTCGTTCGTAAACGAATTAGCCTTGATTTTCGACCGCATGGGCATCGACACCACCGAGGTGTTAGAAGCCGCTGGAACGAAGTGGAATTTCTTGAATTTCAAGCCCGGTTTAGTAGGCGGGCACTGCATTGGCGTGGACCCCTATTACCTATTACACAAATCCGAAAGCCTGGGTTATTATCCACAAGTGATCCTTTCGGGTCGCCGCGTGAACGATAACATGGGTATTTTCGTCGCGAATAAATTAGTCAAACTGTTGATTAACAAAGGCCAAAAAATAGGCGGCGCCAAAACCCTCATGCTCGGCATCACCTTCAAAGAAAACTGCCCAGACATCCGCAACTCCCGCGTGGTTGATATCTACAAGGAATTGGTGGACTTTGGCATGGACGTAGACGTCTACGATCCCTGGGCAAACGCAGCTGAAGTGAAGCACGAACACGGGATCGAATTAGTCTCTAAACTAGCCGATAAATACCAAGCGATCGTTTTAACCGTTGCCCACAACGAATTCCTTGACCTCCCCTTCGCAGACCTTAAGGCAGAAAACGGTGTCATTTTCGACATCAAATGTATTCTTTCCAAAGACCTGGCTGACGCCCGCTTATAA
- a CDS encoding UpxY family transcription antiterminator: MAWYAIYTKSRMEKKVSLRLEELGIEAYCPTTKRKKQWSDRKKWVEEVLFRSYVFVNIDLEKQSGLVRRTFGVVNFVYWLHKPAVIQDAEILAIRQFLSDHLEVETIGTTAKVGDYITIESGPLTGQTAKIVGLKNKHEVRLKIESLGFELVAALAEK, from the coding sequence ATGGCTTGGTACGCGATTTATACGAAATCCAGAATGGAGAAGAAAGTCTCCTTGCGCCTCGAAGAGCTAGGCATCGAAGCCTATTGCCCTACCACGAAGCGCAAAAAGCAATGGTCTGACCGCAAAAAATGGGTTGAAGAAGTCCTCTTCCGCTCCTACGTATTCGTTAACATCGACCTCGAAAAACAAAGTGGCTTAGTCCGTCGCACCTTCGGTGTCGTGAACTTCGTCTACTGGCTCCACAAACCTGCCGTCATCCAAGACGCAGAAATCCTCGCCATCAGACAATTCCTATCTGACCACCTCGAGGTAGAAACCATCGGCACCACCGCAAAAGTGGGCGATTACATCACCATCGAATCCGGCCCACTCACCGGCCAAACAGCCAAGATTGTAGGGCTGAAGAATAAGCATGAGGTGAGGCTTAAGATTGAGAGTTTGGGGTTTGAGCTTGTTGCGGCATTAGCAGAGAAGTAA
- a CDS encoding class I SAM-dependent methyltransferase produces MENIQNCPVCGSPDSTLKFKAKDYTVSNELFHIVTCHSCQLIYTNPRPAANEAGPYYHASAYISHSDTNEGIVNKLYHAVRKFTLQSKTNWIEPEKKGNKELLDIGCGNGHFLAAAKEKGWNINGVELDPETADRAAKLTGLAIAPSLKEIGSEKKFQVITLWHVLEHVYELDEYFQFFKSRLTQDGKLLLALPNPASFDANYFEEYWAAYDVPRHIYHFTPATITALAAKYGFKLKKSRGLIFDSFYISLLSNEYKTGNKRLLHSFCIGLLSNLRAMLGKPNYSSNLYIFENA; encoded by the coding sequence ATGGAAAATATTCAAAATTGCCCGGTTTGCGGATCTCCAGATTCAACCTTGAAATTCAAGGCGAAAGATTATACCGTGTCGAACGAATTGTTTCATATCGTGACTTGTCATTCATGTCAATTGATTTACACAAATCCACGACCGGCGGCAAACGAGGCGGGGCCCTATTACCACGCGAGTGCGTATATTTCCCACAGTGATACGAATGAGGGAATTGTCAACAAGTTATACCACGCCGTACGCAAATTCACGTTGCAATCGAAAACGAATTGGATTGAACCTGAGAAAAAAGGAAATAAAGAGTTACTCGATATCGGTTGTGGAAACGGTCACTTCTTAGCGGCAGCGAAGGAAAAAGGCTGGAATATAAATGGGGTCGAATTAGACCCAGAAACGGCCGATAGAGCAGCGAAGTTAACAGGCCTAGCCATTGCGCCATCTTTGAAAGAAATCGGCTCAGAGAAGAAATTTCAGGTAATTACACTTTGGCATGTATTAGAACATGTCTACGAGCTAGACGAATACTTTCAGTTCTTCAAAAGCCGTTTAACGCAAGACGGTAAATTGCTTTTAGCTTTACCTAATCCCGCGTCCTTCGATGCGAACTATTTCGAAGAATATTGGGCGGCTTATGATGTTCCACGACACATCTACCACTTCACGCCGGCAACCATTACGGCATTAGCTGCGAAATACGGTTTTAAGTTAAAAAAGAGTCGCGGATTGATCTTTGATAGCTTTTACATTTCTTTGTTAAGTAACGAATACAAAACAGGAAATAAACGCTTACTTCATTCGTTCTGTATAGGTTTACTTTCAAACCTACGAGCGATGCTAGGAAAGCCCAATTATTCAAGCAATTTATATATCTTTGAAAATGCATAA
- a CDS encoding M15 family metallopeptidase — MKNLFAKAVLMLLISLSLKAQKTTCAAELSMQKQGLQEVTAQVKNVLFELKYATSDNFMKKNVYGCLTHAYLQKETVVMLKKAQENLEKAHPGYHLLIYDAARPLSKQWELWNTLTEYSPEKRRTYVADPKEHSIHNYGSAIDLTVADEKGKPLEMGTKYDFFGEMAYPKEEARLLKAGKLSQKAIDNRLILRNAMKSAGFMPIEYEWWHFNAFSRKVAKEKFSVIP; from the coding sequence ATGAAGAATCTATTCGCTAAAGCAGTTCTAATGCTACTAATTAGCTTGTCGTTGAAGGCACAAAAAACGACCTGTGCTGCCGAATTATCCATGCAGAAACAGGGGCTACAAGAGGTGACAGCTCAAGTGAAGAACGTTTTATTTGAGCTAAAATATGCGACTTCTGATAATTTCATGAAGAAGAACGTATATGGTTGTTTGACGCATGCCTACTTGCAAAAGGAGACGGTTGTGATGTTGAAGAAGGCACAGGAGAATTTGGAAAAAGCGCATCCGGGCTATCATTTGTTGATTTATGATGCGGCCAGACCGCTTTCGAAGCAGTGGGAACTTTGGAATACGTTGACAGAATATAGCCCAGAAAAACGCCGGACCTATGTGGCAGATCCGAAGGAACATTCGATTCACAATTATGGAAGTGCGATTGATTTAACGGTGGCGGATGAGAAGGGAAAGCCGCTGGAGATGGGGACGAAATATGATTTCTTTGGCGAAATGGCCTACCCGAAAGAGGAAGCGAGACTTTTAAAGGCGGGTAAATTAAGCCAAAAAGCCATTGATAATCGCCTCATTCTACGCAATGCCATGAAAAGTGCGGGCTTTATGCCTATTGAATATGAGTGGTGGCACTTTAATGCATTTTCGCGCAAAGTGGCAAAAGAAAAGTTTTCCGTTATACCATAA